From Bradyrhizobium sp. NDS-1, the proteins below share one genomic window:
- a CDS encoding SDR family oxidoreductase, with protein MPQTDRPSVFPSRLVGQYALVTGASQGIGRAVAVRLAQEGATVAINYFEHEDRAEETRALAQAASRDRGHGEPEHCIVKANVGNEQDIAAMFETILARWKRLDCLVNNAGFQKESPSEALDIETYRRIIDVNLNGAVLCAQKALAHFVKRGGGGSIINCSSVHQIIPKPGYLAYSISKGGMANLTRTLALEFAGQGIRVNAVGPGAIDTPINAAWTGDPEKRGVVTSHIPMGRVGTPEEIAAVFAFLASDDASYITGQTLYACGGLTLFPEFRENWAS; from the coding sequence ATGCCACAAACCGATCGCCCAAGCGTCTTTCCCTCGCGCCTCGTCGGCCAATACGCGCTGGTGACCGGCGCCTCGCAAGGCATTGGCCGTGCGGTCGCCGTCCGGCTTGCCCAGGAAGGCGCGACCGTCGCCATCAATTATTTCGAGCACGAGGACCGGGCGGAAGAAACCCGCGCGCTCGCGCAGGCCGCTTCGCGCGATCGCGGTCACGGCGAGCCCGAACATTGCATTGTCAAGGCCAATGTCGGCAACGAACAGGACATCGCCGCGATGTTCGAAACGATCCTTGCGCGCTGGAAGCGCCTCGATTGTCTCGTCAACAACGCCGGCTTCCAGAAGGAATCGCCGAGCGAGGCGCTCGACATCGAAACCTATCGCCGCATCATCGACGTCAACCTGAACGGCGCCGTGCTCTGCGCGCAGAAGGCACTCGCGCACTTCGTCAAGCGCGGCGGAGGCGGCAGCATCATCAACTGCTCGAGCGTGCATCAGATCATTCCCAAGCCCGGCTATCTCGCTTATTCCATCAGCAAGGGCGGCATGGCCAATCTGACGCGCACTCTCGCGCTCGAATTCGCCGGCCAAGGCATCCGAGTCAATGCGGTCGGTCCCGGCGCGATCGACACGCCGATCAACGCGGCCTGGACGGGAGATCCCGAGAAGCGCGGCGTTGTCACCTCCCACATTCCCATGGGACGCGTGGGCACGCCGGAAGAGATCGCCGCCGTGTTTGCTTTCCTCGCCTCGGACGACGCCAGCTACATCACCGGTCAGACCCTCTATGCCTGCGGAGGCTTGACGCTGTTTCCCGAATTCCGGGAGAATTGGGCGAGTTGA
- a CDS encoding solute carrier family 23 protein — MATATSSDQGYFPRWKLKTSGVIMPEERLSWGQTAVSGFQHCVAMSGSTIIAPLLMGFDPNVAVLFSGIGTLIFFVIVAGRVPSYLGSSFAFIAVVIAATGYAGQGPNPNLSVALGGIVGAGVLYGVIALIVMWSGVGWVERLLPPAVTGAVVAAIGLNLAPVAVKAVSANGFDTGIGLATVLIIGVVAVAAPGLWRRLPIILGAIGGYLLYLLLANGLGFGKPIDFAQLAAAPWFGLPNFTTPTFQADAIFLIAPVAVILVAENLGHIKAVAAMTGRSLDAYLGRALFADSLATIVAACGGGTGVTTYAENIGVMAATKVYSTLLFAFAAIVSILLGFSPKFGALILSIPGPVIGGLSIVLFGLIAAMAGRIWVENKVDFADPANLITVAVALTAGAGDLTLKFGAFTIGGIGTATFGAIILYQILTLTRARHAG; from the coding sequence ATGGCGACTGCAACCAGCTCCGACCAAGGCTATTTTCCCCGCTGGAAGCTCAAGACCTCGGGCGTGATCATGCCGGAGGAGCGGCTGTCATGGGGGCAGACCGCGGTGTCCGGCTTCCAGCATTGCGTCGCCATGTCGGGCTCGACGATCATCGCGCCGCTGCTGATGGGGTTCGATCCCAATGTTGCAGTCCTGTTCTCCGGCATCGGCACGCTGATCTTCTTCGTCATCGTTGCCGGGCGCGTGCCAAGCTATCTGGGCTCGAGCTTCGCGTTCATCGCCGTCGTCATCGCCGCGACCGGCTATGCCGGGCAGGGCCCGAACCCGAATTTGTCGGTTGCGCTCGGCGGCATCGTCGGCGCCGGCGTCCTGTACGGCGTGATCGCGCTGATTGTGATGTGGTCGGGGGTCGGCTGGGTCGAGAGACTGCTGCCCCCGGCCGTCACCGGCGCCGTGGTCGCGGCGATCGGCCTCAACCTCGCGCCCGTGGCGGTCAAGGCGGTGAGCGCCAATGGGTTCGACACTGGAATCGGGCTCGCGACCGTTCTGATCATCGGCGTGGTTGCCGTGGCAGCGCCAGGGCTGTGGCGCCGGCTGCCGATCATCCTCGGCGCGATCGGCGGATATCTTTTGTATTTGCTGCTCGCGAATGGTCTCGGATTCGGCAAGCCGATCGACTTCGCGCAACTGGCGGCCGCGCCGTGGTTCGGGCTGCCGAACTTCACCACGCCGACGTTCCAGGCCGATGCGATCTTCCTGATCGCGCCGGTTGCGGTCATTCTCGTCGCCGAGAACCTCGGTCACATCAAGGCTGTCGCCGCCATGACGGGCCGGAGCCTCGATGCCTATCTCGGCCGCGCCCTGTTCGCCGACAGCCTCGCCACCATCGTGGCGGCCTGCGGCGGCGGCACCGGCGTGACCACCTATGCCGAGAATATCGGCGTGATGGCGGCGACGAAGGTCTATTCGACGCTGTTGTTTGCCTTCGCCGCCATCGTATCGATCCTGCTCGGCTTCTCGCCGAAATTCGGCGCGCTGATCCTGTCGATCCCGGGGCCCGTCATCGGCGGCCTCTCGATCGTGCTGTTCGGGTTGATTGCGGCGATGGCTGGCCGGATCTGGGTCGAGAACAAGGTCGACTTTGCAGATCCTGCAAACCTGATCACCGTCGCAGTGGCGCTCACCGCAGGCGCCGGCGATCTCACACTGAAATTCGGCGCGTTCACGATTGGCGGAATCGGCACCGCAACCTTCGGCGCCATCATCCTGTACCAGATCCTGACCTTGACCCGGGCCCGGCACGCTGGCTGA